The Deinococcus sp. Marseille-Q6407 genome has a window encoding:
- a CDS encoding cytochrome c-type biogenesis protein CcmH: MRSLLLAALLGLGAPALAAAPAAPALSAQQQARVEKLQDTLRCPICTGESISESSNDISREMRAEVARLVAQGESDRQIYDHFASRYGQFVLLDPPKQGANLVLWAGPLLALGAGAWWLLSTLKGRAGTAPATITAQDSPAAEDPDLQPYLEQVQRDLAQPAPHHTQDRSGPT; this comes from the coding sequence TTGCGGAGCCTGCTGCTGGCCGCCCTGTTGGGGCTGGGCGCGCCGGCCCTGGCCGCTGCGCCGGCGGCCCCGGCGCTGTCAGCGCAGCAACAGGCCCGGGTCGAGAAATTGCAGGACACCCTGCGCTGCCCCATCTGCACCGGCGAATCCATCAGCGAAAGCTCCAATGACATCAGCCGCGAGATGCGCGCTGAGGTGGCGCGGCTGGTGGCGCAGGGCGAGAGTGACCGGCAGATTTACGACCATTTCGCCTCACGCTACGGGCAGTTCGTGTTGCTGGACCCGCCCAAGCAGGGGGCCAATCTGGTGCTGTGGGCCGGGCCACTGCTGGCACTGGGTGCCGGCGCCTGGTGGCTGCTGAGTACCCTGAAAGGCCGCGCCGGTACGGCACCGGCAACCATTACAGCCCAGGACAGCCCGGCGGCCGAGGACCCCGACCTGCAACCCTATCTGGAACAGGTTCAGCGTGACCTGGCGCAGCCGGCCCCGCACCACACCCAAGACCGGAGCGGCCCAACATGA
- a CDS encoding TlpA family protein disulfide reductase, with amino-acid sequence MTQPAPHDPASSTGTPQSGPAWKKWLPPLLAFGLVAALGAALFSPSRNETAGGPLVGKPAPDFQLVSLDGSKVSLSELRGRPVVLNFWASWCGPCRGEAPLFRELSEKQGSGGLAVVGVLFEEKKEQNARDFIKEYALAYPNLRDPNLNTAIDYGVAAIPETFFIDKDGVIRYKDKGGLDRERLNTGLKTIGVEPL; translated from the coding sequence ATGACCCAACCTGCCCCGCACGACCCCGCTTCCAGCACCGGCACGCCTCAGTCCGGCCCGGCCTGGAAAAAATGGCTGCCCCCGCTGCTGGCTTTCGGGCTGGTGGCGGCGCTGGGCGCGGCGTTGTTCTCGCCCAGCCGCAACGAGACGGCCGGCGGGCCGCTGGTGGGCAAACCGGCCCCCGACTTTCAGCTGGTGAGCCTGGACGGCTCCAAGGTCAGCCTCAGCGAACTGCGCGGCCGCCCGGTGGTCCTGAACTTCTGGGCCTCTTGGTGTGGGCCCTGCCGCGGGGAAGCGCCGCTGTTCCGCGAACTCAGCGAAAAGCAGGGCAGCGGGGGGCTGGCGGTGGTGGGTGTTCTGTTCGAGGAAAAGAAAGAGCAGAATGCCCGCGACTTCATCAAGGAATACGCGCTGGCCTATCCCAACCTGCGCGACCCCAACCTGAACACCGCTATCGATTACGGCGTGGCCGCCATTCCCGAGACATTTTTTATCGATAAAGACGGCGTGATTCGTTACAAGGACAAAGGTGGCCTGGACCGCGAACGCCTCAACACCGGCCTGAAGACCATTGGCGTGGAGCCGCTGTGA
- a CDS encoding heme lyase CcmF/NrfE family subunit: protein MDLFSWYALSFSQSPLALLGQLSLLLALLFGVGGLWQAVVGGRTGDPRATQSASRAIVAVFGFVTISIGALLTAMIGSDFSVRYVAEHSMSTSPLWIRTAGLWGALEGSIMLWLWLLSLYALILTRTARRDALRPWVFGAMLFSLLFFLGVCTTIASPFTPLATIPAQGAGPNPALQNHWMMAVHPVLLYLGFVGLSVPFAYAVAALITGRLSEHWVSTVRRWTLVAWGFLTLGIVSGGWWSYETLGWGGYWAWDPVENASFIPWLLTTAFLHSIQIQERRGLMKGWNVWLIVLAYASTVLGTFLNRSGIVQSVHAFAGGPVGGVFFGFLAVLLLGGIALTAWRTPRLRDQGELPGVVSREGAFLAGNWLFLVFAFMVTLGTLFPTLIEATQGHRDTSVGAPFYNAFAVPLSLGLLLLMGIGPLLPWRRAEGASLWQALRPLLIAGGVAALVAAALGIRHPGVLATIALAAYNLVGLGLLIARQWQERQAAGLGGSFVGLIGSQPRRYGAYLAHIGLVMVALGIVFSTVYRQDAQATLNLNQPKTLLHEQLELTGTRAAQRSDGHALIADVRIDGRPFEARMNFYQQAGNMAFPAPAVRYSFLGDTYLVVTAFDEKSQWASVRLIESPLIAWLWWGTAVMMLGTGISLVSPRRPRLPEPAAARPGLHPAPAAD, encoded by the coding sequence GTGGACCTGTTCAGCTGGTACGCCCTCAGTTTTTCCCAGAGTCCGCTGGCACTGCTGGGGCAACTTAGCCTGCTGCTGGCGCTGCTGTTCGGCGTCGGCGGGCTGTGGCAGGCCGTGGTGGGCGGGCGCACCGGCGACCCGCGCGCCACTCAGAGCGCCTCGCGCGCCATCGTGGCCGTCTTCGGGTTCGTTACCATCAGCATCGGCGCGCTGCTGACCGCCATGATCGGCAGCGACTTCAGCGTGCGCTACGTGGCCGAGCACTCCATGAGCACCAGCCCGCTGTGGATCCGCACCGCCGGGCTGTGGGGCGCGCTGGAAGGCTCGATCATGCTGTGGCTGTGGTTGCTGTCGCTCTACGCCCTGATTCTGACCCGCACCGCCCGGCGTGATGCGCTGCGGCCCTGGGTCTTCGGGGCGATGCTGTTCAGCCTGCTGTTTTTCCTGGGGGTCTGCACCACCATCGCCAGTCCCTTTACCCCGCTGGCAACCATTCCGGCGCAGGGTGCGGGGCCCAACCCGGCGCTGCAAAACCACTGGATGATGGCGGTTCACCCGGTGCTGCTGTACCTGGGCTTTGTGGGTCTGTCGGTGCCGTTCGCCTACGCGGTCGCCGCGCTGATTACCGGGCGGCTTTCGGAACACTGGGTCAGCACGGTGCGGCGCTGGACCCTGGTGGCCTGGGGTTTTCTGACCCTGGGCATCGTTTCGGGCGGCTGGTGGAGCTACGAAACCCTGGGCTGGGGCGGTTACTGGGCCTGGGACCCGGTGGAAAACGCCTCCTTTATTCCCTGGCTGCTGACCACCGCCTTCCTGCACTCCATCCAGATTCAGGAGCGCCGCGGCCTGATGAAAGGCTGGAATGTCTGGCTGATCGTGCTGGCCTACGCCAGTACGGTGCTGGGCACCTTCCTGAACCGCTCGGGCATCGTGCAGAGTGTGCACGCTTTTGCCGGCGGGCCGGTGGGCGGCGTGTTTTTCGGCTTCTTGGCGGTGCTGCTGCTGGGTGGCATCGCGCTGACTGCCTGGCGCACGCCCCGGCTGCGTGACCAGGGCGAACTGCCCGGCGTGGTCAGCCGCGAAGGGGCTTTCCTGGCCGGCAACTGGCTGTTTCTGGTGTTCGCCTTTATGGTGACGCTGGGCACCCTCTTCCCCACCTTGATCGAGGCCACCCAGGGCCACCGCGACACCTCGGTGGGTGCGCCCTTTTACAACGCGTTTGCGGTGCCGCTCAGCCTGGGGCTGCTGCTGCTGATGGGCATCGGCCCGCTGCTGCCCTGGCGCCGCGCAGAAGGTGCCTCGCTGTGGCAGGCGCTACGGCCCCTGCTGATCGCCGGCGGAGTAGCGGCCCTGGTTGCCGCGGCGCTGGGCATTCGCCATCCCGGTGTGCTGGCCACCATCGCCCTGGCTGCCTATAACCTGGTCGGCCTAGGCCTGCTGATTGCCCGGCAGTGGCAGGAACGTCAGGCCGCTGGCCTGGGCGGGAGCTTCGTGGGCCTGATCGGTTCGCAGCCACGGCGCTACGGGGCTTATCTGGCCCACATCGGGCTGGTGATGGTGGCGCTGGGCATCGTGTTCTCCACGGTGTACCGCCAAGACGCCCAGGCCACGCTCAATCTGAACCAACCCAAGACGCTGCTGCACGAACAATTGGAGCTGACCGGCACCCGCGCGGCGCAGCGCAGCGACGGCCACGCTCTGATCGCCGACGTGCGGATTGACGGCCGGCCCTTTGAAGCCCGGATGAACTTTTACCAGCAGGCCGGCAACATGGCTTTTCCTGCGCCGGCCGTACGCTACAGCTTCCTGGGCGACACCTACTTGGTGGTTACCGCTTTCGACGAAAAAAGCCAGTGGGCCAGCGTGCGCCTGATCGAAAGCCCGCTGATCGCCTGGCTGTGGTGGGGCACCGCCGTGATGATGCTGGGCACCGGGATTTCCCTGGTTTCGCCCCGCCGGCCGCGCCTGCCGGAACCGGCTGCGGCGCGCCCTGGCCTGCATCCCGCGCCCGCCGCCGATTAA
- the ccmE gene encoding cytochrome c maturation protein CcmE — protein sequence MTQSNASTPLPRARRRRRNPLPSLLGGGALLTLAGVLAFGSLGQSLEYFKTPSEYQQAQAQLQGRPLRLGGLVQHAHYNPQTLELTFDLTDGSVTYPVHYTGAVSDMFKEGQGAIVRGRFDDQSGGVFQATELIVKHSEEYRVPQNQADIDQLKVLLGKDEKSGK from the coding sequence ATGACCCAATCCAATGCTTCTACGCCGCTGCCCCGCGCCCGCCGCCGCCGCCGCAACCCCCTGCCCTCCCTGCTGGGCGGCGGGGCGCTGCTGACATTGGCCGGCGTGCTGGCCTTCGGGTCGCTGGGCCAGAGCCTGGAATATTTCAAGACCCCCAGTGAATATCAGCAGGCCCAGGCCCAGTTGCAGGGCCGGCCGCTGCGCCTGGGCGGGCTGGTGCAGCACGCGCACTACAACCCCCAGACCCTGGAACTCACTTTTGACCTGACCGACGGCAGCGTGACTTACCCGGTGCACTACACCGGCGCCGTCAGCGACATGTTCAAAGAGGGTCAGGGCGCCATTGTGCGTGGCCGCTTTGACGACCAGTCCGGCGGTGTCTTCCAGGCCACCGAACTGATCGTCAAGCACTCGGAAGAATACCGGGTACCGCAGAATCAGGCCGATATCGACCAGCTGAAAGTGCTGCTGGGCAAAGACGAGAAGTCGGGCAAATAG
- the ccsA gene encoding cytochrome c biogenesis protein CcsA — MTYTSASSRPDRLTPLLGWATVLSLLATLALGLGAPADQNQGVLVRLLFIHVPSAWLSYLAYFGTGLFGLLYLLKRDLKFDRLALASAELGVLFTISTLVGGMLWAKPTWGAYWVWDARLTTTALSLVIYGGYLLIRSLTDDRDRRARVAAVIGLMGTLYVPVNYMAVEWWRGVHQTQTLKLLGNPDFAASPIYGWILTVGVVAFTFMYLYLLRVRAKVAELADAREEDELLAELPAAQDLEVARGAS; from the coding sequence ATGACCTATACCTCTGCTTCTTCCCGTCCCGACCGCCTGACCCCTTTGCTGGGCTGGGCCACGGTCCTCAGCCTACTGGCGACCCTCGCGCTGGGGCTCGGTGCACCGGCCGACCAGAACCAGGGCGTGCTGGTGCGGCTGCTGTTTATCCACGTGCCTTCGGCCTGGCTGAGTTACCTGGCCTATTTCGGCACCGGACTGTTCGGGCTGCTGTATCTGCTCAAGCGTGACCTAAAGTTCGACCGCCTGGCCCTGGCCTCAGCCGAGCTGGGGGTGCTGTTTACCATCTCCACCCTGGTGGGTGGCATGCTGTGGGCCAAACCCACCTGGGGTGCCTACTGGGTGTGGGACGCCCGGCTGACCACCACCGCTCTGAGCCTGGTGATTTACGGCGGTTACCTGCTGATCCGCAGCCTGACCGACGACCGCGACCGCCGCGCCCGGGTGGCCGCCGTGATCGGCCTGATGGGCACCCTCTACGTGCCGGTCAATTACATGGCGGTGGAATGGTGGCGCGGCGTGCACCAGACCCAGACTCTCAAGCTGCTGGGCAACCCTGATTTTGCCGCTTCGCCCATTTACGGCTGGATTCTGACGGTAGGCGTCGTCGCTTTTACCTTCATGTATCTGTATCTACTGCGGGTGCGCGCTAAAGTGGCCGAGCTGGCCGACGCCCGTGAGGAAGACGAGCTGCTGGCCGAGCTGCCTGCGGCCCAGGACCTGGAGGTGGCCCGTGGAGCATCCTGA
- a CDS encoding rhomboid family intramembrane serine protease — translation MSRFSSPVRPRPFSVPPQAPQPQRPRALSAALVTALLVGLIWVQEIVDHLLPGLHLDSLGIRPRQPGTWWHVLTAPFLHGGWGHLIANTAPLATLAFMSAVRSVGRFLAATLIIAVVGGTLIWLFGRGGSVHLGASILIFGYFAYLLGVGWWERTPAAIAVAVIAAVLYGGILWGILPTDPRISFEGHLFGFIGGLVAAALLHRPRPPRRAL, via the coding sequence GTGAGCCGCTTTTCCTCTCCCGTTCGCCCGCGCCCTTTCTCGGTGCCGCCCCAGGCGCCGCAGCCGCAGCGCCCCCGTGCCCTGTCGGCCGCGCTGGTTACTGCGCTGCTGGTGGGCCTGATCTGGGTGCAGGAAATCGTGGACCATCTGCTGCCGGGCCTGCACCTGGACAGTCTGGGCATCCGGCCGCGCCAGCCGGGCACCTGGTGGCATGTGCTCACCGCGCCTTTTTTGCACGGCGGCTGGGGCCACCTGATCGCCAACACCGCGCCGCTGGCAACCCTGGCCTTTATGTCGGCGGTGCGGTCGGTGGGCCGCTTTCTGGCCGCCACGCTGATTATTGCCGTGGTGGGCGGCACCCTGATCTGGCTGTTTGGGCGCGGCGGCAGCGTGCATTTGGGCGCCAGCATCCTGATTTTCGGGTACTTCGCCTACCTGCTGGGGGTGGGCTGGTGGGAACGCACCCCGGCGGCCATCGCGGTGGCCGTGATTGCGGCTGTGCTGTACGGCGGCATCCTCTGGGGCATTCTGCCGACCGATCCGCGCATCTCCTTCGAGGGCCACCTCTTTGGCTTTATCGGCGGACTGGTGGCTGCCGCCCTGCTGCACCGGCCCAGGCCCCCACGCCGGGCACTTTGA
- a CDS encoding VOC family protein codes for MTASAFAAPPAGWAPDHLVFAAADLASGQAWLEAQLGVPLQPGGQHPRFGTHNRLLGLSLAGNSRCYLEVIAADPAAPAPTTPRWFELDTPAMQARIAGRPRLIHWVAAVPSLAGHPAAIPLTRGQSRWQLTVPPDGSLPGGGPEPSLIAWDTPSPAQTLPDSGVCLERLELCGPRPERLHPWAGTEHGAVITVQPAPQPGLQATFGTPEGPVTLD; via the coding sequence ATGACTGCTTCAGCTTTCGCTGCCCCGCCGGCCGGCTGGGCCCCCGACCATCTGGTATTCGCCGCGGCCGACCTGGCCTCGGGCCAAGCCTGGCTGGAAGCGCAGCTGGGCGTGCCGCTGCAGCCGGGCGGGCAACACCCCCGCTTCGGCACCCACAACCGGCTGCTGGGCCTCAGCCTTGCCGGCAACAGCCGCTGCTACCTGGAAGTGATCGCCGCCGACCCGGCTGCCCCGGCACCGACCACGCCGCGCTGGTTCGAGCTGGATACTCCGGCCATGCAGGCGCGCATTGCCGGGCGGCCACGCCTGATTCACTGGGTGGCCGCCGTGCCCTCGCTGGCCGGGCATCCCGCGGCCATACCACTGACCCGGGGCCAGAGCCGCTGGCAGCTGACGGTGCCGCCGGACGGCTCGCTGCCCGGCGGTGGTCCCGAACCCAGCCTGATTGCCTGGGACACCCCTTCGCCGGCGCAGACTCTGCCAGACAGCGGCGTCTGCCTGGAAAGGCTGGAACTGTGCGGCCCACGCCCCGAGCGCCTGCACCCCTGGGCCGGGACCGAGCACGGCGCAGTCATCACGGTGCAGCCAGCGCCCCAGCCGGGCCTGCAGGCCACCTTTGGGACACCGGAAGGCCCGGTAACGCTGGACTGA
- a CDS encoding cob(I)yrinic acid a,c-diamide adenosyltransferase yields the protein MKLYTKTGDKGETGLYGTDRVSKAHPRVEAYGTVDELNSLLGVARAALRYQAGQQGEGQGQQPQEWQALDHDLEYLQNALFDLGADLATRSGSRYQDKLVRMDDEDVTTLEAMIDRYQESAPPFTGFVHPGGTLAAAHLQLARAVARRAERETIRLGELEEYNHAAQIYLNRLSDLLFVMARAVNTQAGISEEGWRVGGRR from the coding sequence ATGAAACTGTATACCAAGACCGGCGATAAAGGTGAAACCGGCCTGTACGGCACCGACCGGGTCAGCAAGGCGCACCCGCGGGTGGAAGCCTACGGCACGGTAGATGAACTCAACAGCCTGCTGGGAGTGGCGCGGGCGGCCCTGCGCTACCAAGCAGGTCAGCAGGGAGAAGGGCAGGGACAGCAGCCACAGGAGTGGCAGGCGCTGGACCACGACCTCGAATATCTGCAAAATGCTCTGTTCGACCTGGGTGCCGACCTGGCGACCCGCTCCGGCAGCCGCTATCAGGACAAGCTGGTGCGAATGGACGACGAGGATGTGACCACCCTGGAAGCGATGATCGACCGTTACCAGGAGTCGGCGCCGCCGTTTACCGGGTTCGTGCATCCCGGCGGCACCCTGGCGGCCGCACACCTGCAGCTGGCCCGCGCCGTGGCCCGCCGCGCCGAGCGCGAGACGATTCGCCTGGGCGAGCTGGAAGAGTACAACCATGCCGCGCAGATTTACCTCAATCGCCTCTCGGACCTGCTGTTTGTGATGGCGCGGGCGGTCAATACCCAGGCCGGCATTTCCGAAGAAGGCTGGCGGGTGGGCGGCCGCCGCTAG
- the glgB gene encoding 1,4-alpha-glucan branching protein GlgB has translation MSSQDSAATPFPLPLNHEFLQKLAGADLVRPDHLLGAHPVTEGGVAGVRFAVWAPQAQGIHVVGDFNGWQESHPLDRLDLGYWGTFVPGAQAGQLYKFRIQGADGRTVDRIDPFARAFEEPPATASIIWTDDYRWQDAEWMAQRSARRDGPVSIYEVHVGSWRLDDQGRPLGYRELAHQLADYVEQMGFTHVELMGAMAHPFYGSWGYQVTGYYAPAARHGTPEDFKYLVDYLHGRGIGVLLDWVPGHFPTDDHALARYDGAPLYEYADPRKGFHFDWNTYIFDYGRNEVVMFLIGSALRWLQDFHLDGLRVDAVASMLYLDFSRTEWVPNIHGGRENLEAIAFLRRLNEVVHQMAPGCMMVAEESTAFPGVTHPVPQGLGFDYKWAMGWMNDSLAYLGTDPLFRRYEHHKITFFNVYRSTEHFVLAISHDEVVHGKKPLVLKAPGDWEQQRANLRAFYGYMWTTPGKKLLFMGQEFAHSQEWNHDVALPWEKAAWPDHAGMAELVRELNRLYSERRDWYADDVEPAGQEWLNGDDAENSVFVYRRLDQQSGQSCVVVLNMTPVYRQNYHLPVPQAGQYRYLLNTDEGRFGGWSHEVGDPRAWEEPLLGQPARMSLNLPPLSALVLELAEAAPAQEPQQQGQEVQD, from the coding sequence ATGTCGAGTCAGGATTCTGCCGCTACCCCCTTTCCGCTGCCGCTGAACCACGAATTCCTGCAAAAGCTGGCCGGCGCTGATCTGGTGCGGCCCGACCACCTGCTGGGCGCTCACCCGGTGACCGAAGGCGGCGTGGCCGGCGTGCGCTTCGCCGTCTGGGCGCCGCAGGCTCAGGGCATTCACGTGGTCGGGGACTTCAACGGCTGGCAGGAAAGCCACCCGCTGGACCGGCTGGACCTGGGCTACTGGGGCACCTTCGTGCCGGGCGCACAGGCCGGGCAGCTGTACAAGTTCCGCATCCAGGGCGCCGACGGGCGCACGGTGGACCGCATTGACCCCTTCGCCCGCGCGTTCGAGGAACCGCCCGCCACCGCCAGCATCATCTGGACCGATGACTACCGGTGGCAGGACGCCGAATGGATGGCGCAGCGCAGCGCCCGCCGGGACGGCCCGGTCAGCATCTACGAGGTACACGTAGGCTCCTGGCGGCTGGACGACCAGGGCCGGCCGCTGGGCTACCGCGAACTGGCGCACCAGCTGGCCGATTATGTGGAGCAGATGGGCTTTACCCATGTGGAGCTGATGGGCGCGATGGCTCACCCTTTCTACGGCTCCTGGGGTTATCAGGTGACCGGCTACTACGCCCCGGCGGCGCGCCACGGTACTCCGGAAGACTTCAAGTATCTGGTAGATTACCTGCACGGCCGCGGCATCGGCGTGCTGCTGGACTGGGTACCGGGGCACTTCCCGACCGATGACCACGCCCTGGCCCGCTACGACGGCGCGCCGCTGTACGAATACGCCGACCCGCGCAAGGGTTTTCACTTCGACTGGAACACCTACATTTTCGACTACGGCCGCAACGAGGTCGTCATGTTCCTGATCGGCTCGGCGCTGCGCTGGCTGCAAGATTTCCACCTCGACGGCCTGCGGGTGGACGCGGTGGCCTCGATGCTGTATCTGGATTTCTCGCGCACTGAATGGGTGCCCAACATTCACGGTGGCCGGGAAAACCTGGAGGCCATCGCTTTCCTGCGGCGGCTGAATGAGGTGGTGCACCAGATGGCCCCCGGCTGCATGATGGTGGCCGAGGAAAGCACTGCCTTCCCCGGCGTGACCCACCCGGTGCCGCAGGGCCTAGGCTTCGATTACAAATGGGCGATGGGCTGGATGAATGATTCGCTGGCCTACCTGGGCACCGACCCGCTGTTCCGCCGCTACGAGCACCACAAGATCACTTTCTTTAACGTGTACCGCAGCACCGAGCATTTCGTGCTGGCCATCAGTCACGACGAGGTGGTGCACGGCAAGAAGCCGCTGGTGCTTAAGGCCCCCGGCGACTGGGAGCAGCAGCGGGCTAACCTGCGCGCCTTTTACGGCTACATGTGGACCACGCCCGGCAAGAAACTGCTGTTCATGGGCCAGGAATTCGCCCATTCGCAGGAATGGAACCATGACGTGGCACTGCCCTGGGAAAAGGCTGCCTGGCCCGACCACGCCGGCATGGCCGAACTGGTGCGTGAGCTGAACCGCCTCTACAGCGAGCGCCGCGACTGGTACGCGGACGATGTCGAACCGGCCGGCCAGGAGTGGCTGAACGGCGACGACGCCGAGAACAGTGTCTTCGTGTATCGCCGCTTGGACCAGCAGAGCGGGCAGTCCTGCGTGGTGGTGCTGAACATGACGCCGGTGTACCGCCAGAATTATCACCTGCCGGTGCCGCAGGCCGGGCAGTACCGTTATCTCCTCAACACCGACGAGGGCCGCTTCGGCGGCTGGAGCCACGAGGTGGGTGACCCCCGCGCCTGGGAGGAACCGCTGCTGGGTCAGCCGGCCCGGATGTCGCTGAACCTGCCGCCTCTCAGCGCCCTGGTGCTGGAACTGGCCGAGGCGGCGCCGGCACAGGAACCGCAGCAACAAGGCCAGGAAGTGCAGGACTGA
- the upp gene encoding uracil phosphoribosyltransferase, giving the protein MLTVVEHPLIKHKLSLMRDERTGVKEFRELAGELSLLLAYEAMRDLETVPVQFSTPVQSGEFPMLSGKKLALVAILRAGLVMTEAITDLIPAAKVGHIGMYRDPETLQPVAYYSKLPEDIGSRRVFLTDPMLATGGSAVAAIDKLKEMGAERITLMCILAAPEGLAVVQEAHPDVDILTAAVDQGLNDHGYIVPGLGDAGDRIYGTK; this is encoded by the coding sequence ATGCTGACTGTCGTAGAGCACCCCCTGATCAAGCACAAACTCTCCCTGATGCGCGACGAGCGCACCGGGGTCAAGGAATTCCGTGAACTGGCCGGCGAACTCAGCCTGCTGCTGGCTTACGAGGCCATGCGCGACCTGGAAACGGTGCCGGTGCAGTTTTCCACTCCGGTTCAGAGCGGAGAATTCCCCATGCTCAGCGGCAAGAAGCTGGCGCTGGTCGCCATTTTGCGCGCCGGGCTGGTCATGACCGAGGCGATCACCGACCTGATTCCGGCGGCCAAGGTGGGGCATATCGGTATGTACCGCGACCCCGAAACCCTGCAGCCGGTGGCTTACTATTCCAAATTGCCCGAGGACATCGGCAGCCGCCGGGTCTTCCTGACCGACCCAATGCTGGCGACCGGCGGCAGCGCAGTGGCCGCCATCGACAAACTCAAGGAAATGGGCGCCGAGCGCATCACCCTGATGTGCATTCTGGCGGCTCCGGAAGGCCTCGCCGTGGTGCAGGAGGCCCATCCTGACGTGGACATCCTGACGGCCGCCGTGGATCAGGGCCTCAACGACCACGGCTATATCGTGCCGGGCCTGGGAGACGCCGGCGACCGGATCTACGGCACCAAGTAA
- a CDS encoding glycosyltransferase family 4 protein yields the protein MLETLQSIAGDLGIADPFGRGFLSVILTFVTALVFTWAFIPRLLRFALGKGWADQPNERRLNVRPLANAGGLAIFAGFVVSLVVAWALRPIIIQEVNIQVLAILLGGSWLVLVGFIDDQFGLSPLVRLLVQTLAAALLMVNGLMIDFNAIPFLSVVPDGPNGPLSILTTWLWIVGLTNAVNLLDGVDGVVGGVAFIASVVLLVTAAQFPDRAAAVILLAGLAGSTLGYLRYNFNPSRIIMGDAGSTLLGFTLAAVSLLGTVTATASASVLLPLLVLALPIVDTTQVVLGRLARGIRNPLAHPDKTHIHHRVLARTASARKTALTLWGVALVFGLLGMAVQGVQPVPIMVTGLGIIAMLALVASVRVLAYRREQASAAAVSAAGQNPAQQGIAQQQTTQADQKEKH from the coding sequence ATGCTGGAAACATTGCAGAGCATAGCGGGTGATCTGGGTATTGCAGACCCCTTCGGGCGCGGCTTTCTCAGCGTCATCCTGACGTTCGTCACGGCCCTGGTCTTTACCTGGGCCTTTATTCCGCGTCTGCTGCGCTTTGCCCTGGGAAAAGGCTGGGCCGACCAGCCCAACGAAAGGCGGCTGAATGTCCGCCCGCTGGCCAATGCCGGCGGTTTGGCCATTTTCGCCGGCTTCGTGGTGAGCCTGGTGGTGGCCTGGGCGCTGCGGCCCATCATCATTCAGGAGGTGAACATCCAGGTGCTGGCTATCCTGCTGGGCGGCTCCTGGCTGGTGCTGGTGGGCTTTATTGACGATCAATTCGGGCTCTCGCCGCTGGTGCGGTTGCTGGTGCAGACTCTGGCCGCCGCCCTGCTGATGGTCAATGGCCTGATGATCGACTTCAACGCGATTCCCTTTCTCAGCGTGGTACCGGACGGTCCCAACGGGCCGCTGAGCATCCTGACCACCTGGCTGTGGATCGTGGGCCTGACCAACGCCGTCAACCTGCTGGACGGGGTGGACGGCGTGGTGGGCGGCGTGGCCTTTATCGCCAGCGTGGTGCTGCTGGTCACGGCGGCGCAGTTTCCTGACCGGGCGGCGGCTGTCATCCTGCTGGCGGGCCTGGCCGGCTCGACCCTGGGATACCTGCGCTACAACTTCAACCCCAGCCGCATCATCATGGGCGACGCCGGCAGCACCCTGCTGGGCTTTACCCTGGCGGCAGTCAGCCTGCTGGGCACCGTGACGGCCACCGCCTCAGCCAGTGTGCTGCTGCCGCTGCTGGTGCTGGCGCTGCCCATCGTGGACACCACCCAGGTGGTGCTGGGCCGGCTGGCCCGCGGCATTCGCAACCCGCTGGCCCACCCCGACAAGACCCATATTCACCACCGGGTGCTGGCCCGCACCGCCAGTGCCCGCAAGACGGCGCTGACCCTCTGGGGCGTGGCGCTGGTGTTCGGCCTGCTGGGCATGGCCGTGCAGGGCGTGCAGCCGGTGCCCATCATGGTGACCGGACTGGGCATCATAGCGATGCTGGCGCTGGTGGCTTCGGTGCGGGTGCTGGCTTACCGCCGCGAGCAGGCCAGCGCAGCTGCGGTGTCGGCGGCTGGCCAGAACCCGGCTCAGCAAGGAATCGCCCAGCAACAAACTACGCAGGCAGACCAGAAGGAGAAGCACTGA